A DNA window from Cryptosporangium phraense contains the following coding sequences:
- a CDS encoding tyrosine-type recombinase/integrase: MACQGVVFKACACSDGTRQVRRNRTCSRLSERGHGSWHLDCRVPDLAGGTRQVRRGGFRSAVAARAARAELLGQSPQRHAAATWTLAQWLRYWLTTRTSIRPTTRRSYTEHCEQYLIPELGQVRLDRLALDQLRAAFTQLGTRTNRYGNPIAAATLHRIRATLRASLNAAVREGLLTDNPARRLELPPARRPHAVVWTAPQVQAWERDGTREPVAVWTVEQLVVFLARAERDRLHALWHLTALRGLRRGEAAGLRWCDLDLTGRVLHIAQQRTEVPGQVLVGPPKSRASRRTVALDRHTVRVLRAHADRQRFERRAAGAEWTDTGYVFTRRDGQPLSPSYLTHRFAQLVADTGLPPVRLHDLRHGAASLAHAAGADLKTVQDQLGHASIVLTADTYTSVLPPAQHSAAAATAALVLAAARRARGVIQHRNQRRRIREMIRTIGALQTTNQQLNPLDPHGKSSSHRRATGKPPLSA; encoded by the coding sequence ATGGCCTGTCAGGGTGTGGTGTTCAAGGCGTGCGCCTGCAGTGACGGCACGCGGCAGGTGCGGCGCAACCGGACGTGCAGCCGGTTGTCCGAGCGTGGGCACGGGAGCTGGCACCTCGACTGCCGCGTTCCCGACCTGGCCGGCGGTACCCGGCAGGTCCGCCGCGGAGGGTTCCGCTCCGCGGTCGCGGCGCGTGCCGCCCGTGCGGAGCTGCTTGGCCAGTCGCCGCAGCGCCACGCCGCTGCAACGTGGACGCTGGCGCAGTGGTTGCGGTACTGGCTGACGACCCGGACCTCGATTCGCCCGACCACCCGCCGTAGCTACACCGAGCACTGCGAGCAATACCTGATCCCCGAACTCGGACAGGTCCGGCTCGACCGGCTCGCCCTCGACCAGCTGCGCGCCGCCTTCACCCAGCTCGGGACCCGCACCAACCGCTACGGCAACCCGATCGCCGCCGCGACGCTGCACCGCATCCGCGCCACGCTGCGCGCCTCCTTGAATGCCGCGGTCCGCGAGGGCCTGCTCACCGACAACCCCGCCCGCCGCCTCGAGCTCCCTCCGGCCCGCCGGCCGCACGCCGTGGTGTGGACCGCACCCCAGGTCCAGGCCTGGGAACGCGACGGCACCCGGGAACCGGTCGCGGTCTGGACCGTCGAGCAACTCGTCGTCTTCCTCGCCCGGGCCGAACGCGACCGGCTGCACGCGCTCTGGCACCTGACCGCCCTGCGAGGCCTCCGCCGAGGCGAGGCCGCCGGGCTGCGCTGGTGCGACCTCGACCTGACCGGCCGGGTCCTGCACATCGCCCAGCAGCGCACCGAGGTCCCCGGGCAGGTGCTCGTCGGCCCGCCCAAGAGCCGGGCCAGCCGCCGCACTGTTGCCCTCGACCGGCACACCGTCCGGGTCCTGCGGGCGCACGCCGACCGGCAGCGCTTCGAACGCCGCGCCGCCGGCGCCGAGTGGACCGACACCGGCTATGTCTTCACCCGCCGCGACGGTCAGCCGCTCTCGCCCTCGTATTTGACCCACCGGTTCGCCCAGCTGGTCGCCGACACCGGCCTGCCCCCGGTCCGCCTCCACGACCTGCGGCACGGCGCCGCCAGCCTCGCGCACGCCGCCGGCGCGGATCTCAAGACCGTGCAGGATCAGCTCGGGCACGCCAGCATCGTGCTCACCGCCGACACCTACACCAGCGTCCTGCCCCCGGCCCAGCATTCGGCCGCCGCCGCGACCGCCGCGCTCGTCCTCGCCGCAGCCCGCCGTGCCCGTGGCGTCATCCAGCACCGCAACCAGCGCCGCCGGATCCGCGAAATGATCCGCACGATCGGCGCGCTGCAGACCACGAATCAGCAGCTCAACCCGCTTGACCCCCATGGAAAGAGCTCAAGCCACCGGCGAGCCACCGGTAAGCCACCACTATCCGCCTAG
- a CDS encoding IS110 family transposase — protein sequence MTIEVMASDETVLGGGRFETTIEGYAAMREYVDRWPDRVWAIEGCAGIGKHIAARLLGDEEQIVDVPPKLSARARVFSTGQGRKTDATDAHSVALVGTRMAGLHPVVDDQQLAVLRTLVDRRRSLGEDHSRMISQLHQLLLLLIPGGAKKFLSAAQAKVLLAGVRPRDAAGKARRRVAAELIADLERVYRRSKAADKELEALVRATGTSLMDLRGIGPSGAARLLVEVGDITRFPNKAHFGSWTGTAPIDASSGDQVRHRLSRGGNRQINRVLHIMATVQLRNATIGRAYYDRRKNDGKTSMEAMRALKRRLSDVVYRTMLNDAIKGVGAAGTGPGGQPGTTTDSSAADSNPDIDASEKSLPGPADTQPRTTNAAAG from the coding sequence GTGACGATCGAGGTCATGGCCAGCGACGAGACGGTCCTGGGTGGCGGTCGGTTCGAGACCACCATCGAGGGCTACGCGGCGATGCGGGAGTATGTCGATCGGTGGCCCGATCGGGTCTGGGCGATCGAGGGCTGCGCCGGCATCGGCAAACACATCGCGGCCCGGCTGCTTGGCGACGAGGAACAGATCGTTGACGTTCCGCCGAAGCTTTCCGCGCGGGCACGAGTGTTCTCCACCGGTCAGGGCCGCAAGACCGATGCCACCGACGCGCACTCGGTCGCGCTGGTCGGCACCCGCATGGCCGGGCTGCACCCGGTCGTCGACGACCAGCAACTGGCGGTGCTACGCACACTGGTCGACCGCCGCCGGTCGCTCGGCGAAGACCACTCCCGCATGATCTCCCAGCTGCATCAACTGTTGCTGCTCCTGATTCCGGGTGGGGCGAAGAAGTTCTTGTCCGCCGCGCAGGCGAAGGTTCTGCTGGCCGGAGTCCGCCCGCGGGACGCGGCCGGCAAGGCCCGCCGCCGCGTGGCCGCCGAGCTCATCGCTGATCTCGAGCGGGTCTATCGGCGCAGCAAAGCCGCCGACAAGGAACTTGAGGCGTTGGTGCGCGCCACTGGGACCAGCCTCATGGATCTACGCGGCATCGGCCCGTCCGGGGCAGCCCGTCTGCTGGTCGAGGTCGGTGACATCACCCGCTTCCCGAACAAGGCGCACTTCGGATCCTGGACCGGAACCGCGCCCATCGACGCCTCCTCCGGCGACCAGGTCCGACACCGGCTCTCCCGCGGCGGAAACCGCCAGATCAACCGCGTGCTCCACATCATGGCCACCGTCCAACTACGCAACGCCACCATCGGGCGGGCCTACTACGACCGCCGCAAAAACGACGGCAAGACCTCGATGGAAGCCATGCGAGCCCTCAAACGACGACTCTCCGACGTCGTCTATCGCACGATGCTCAACGACGCGATCAAGGGCGTCGGCGCGGCAGGGACGGGCCCGGGAGGACAACCAGGGACGACTACTGACTCCAGCGCGGCCGACTCCAACCCCGACATCGACGCTTCGGAAAAGTCACTCCCCGGACCCGCCGACACCCAGCCTAGAACGACCAACGCTGCCGCGGGTTGA
- a CDS encoding DUF6980 family protein, translated as MRSTITAESTRGQWNRRRERYTNLRYAEEESRCSRAITSQELPIFDHTTCDQLGPAVLNPDVPLTYSAAVREVTLAIRDGGTSGIEVRYCPWCGVSLPISLREVWIEEILGMGFQPESATLPAEFRSEDWWRARGL; from the coding sequence TTGAGGTCTACGATTACCGCGGAGTCCACAAGGGGTCAATGGAACCGACGACGGGAAAGATATACAAACCTGCGGTACGCGGAAGAAGAATCACGCTGTAGTCGAGCTATCACCTCCCAGGAGCTTCCGATTTTCGATCACACGACATGCGATCAGCTCGGCCCGGCAGTACTTAACCCTGACGTACCGCTAACCTACTCCGCCGCCGTTCGGGAGGTGACTCTGGCCATCCGCGATGGAGGGACGTCAGGAATCGAAGTACGGTACTGCCCTTGGTGCGGAGTCTCGTTGCCGATCTCGCTTCGAGAAGTCTGGATCGAGGAAATCCTCGGCATGGGATTTCAGCCGGAGAGTGCGACTCTGCCCGCTGAATTTCGCTCAGAGGACTGGTGGCGCGCTCGAGGCCTTTGA
- a CDS encoding toll/interleukin-1 receptor domain-containing protein, translating into MTDYIASVFLSYSHADKGLAIALRDGLSKHGCRVWIDEGELKIGDSLIRRIGEALDQVDFVVALISEASVSSEWCQKEIALAMTGEVNKEGVTVLPLRIDETKMPESLKDKLYLSIDQSDITVAVDTLMHDIRRYINPAPALPPRRRANGPTLSVPIVDTAPQEPIKLTGIDSSGITEPSNDGTRGSALYSVPFTLSRTPDADWSRMLVGNWDRPPKWTTMHRPGIARVSGARIILDGTTMDEVERYHLTTLKLAVDETNKTYVAMKSHARAATERREQESRDHRSSVQNVLDRLDFD; encoded by the coding sequence GTGACTGACTACATCGCGAGTGTCTTTCTAAGCTATTCACATGCCGACAAAGGTCTAGCCATAGCTTTGCGAGACGGTCTATCTAAGCATGGATGCCGAGTGTGGATCGATGAGGGGGAACTGAAGATTGGGGACAGTCTCATTCGGCGAATTGGTGAGGCGCTCGATCAGGTGGACTTTGTCGTTGCGCTAATCAGCGAAGCAAGCGTTAGTAGCGAGTGGTGTCAAAAAGAGATCGCCCTCGCAATGACTGGTGAGGTCAACAAAGAGGGTGTAACTGTCTTGCCACTCAGAATTGACGAGACAAAAATGCCAGAGTCGCTCAAGGATAAGCTGTACCTCTCGATCGACCAGAGCGACATCACGGTAGCGGTCGACACGCTGATGCACGACATAAGGCGCTACATCAATCCGGCTCCTGCTCTTCCGCCTCGACGTCGCGCAAACGGGCCGACGCTCTCCGTCCCAATTGTGGACACGGCACCGCAAGAGCCCATCAAATTGACTGGAATCGACAGTAGCGGAATCACCGAACCGAGCAATGACGGTACGCGCGGGAGCGCACTCTATTCGGTCCCTTTCACGCTCTCTCGGACTCCAGACGCCGATTGGTCGCGCATGCTGGTTGGCAACTGGGATCGACCACCAAAGTGGACGACCATGCACCGGCCCGGAATAGCGCGGGTCAGCGGCGCGCGCATAATCTTGGACGGGACAACCATGGATGAAGTTGAGAGGTATCACCTCACGACACTCAAGCTCGCGGTTGACGAGACCAATAAAACCTATGTAGCCATGAAATCACACGCTCGCGCGGCCACTGAGAGACGTGAGCAGGAGTCGCGTGACCATCGTTCAAGCGTGCAGAATGTGCTCGACCGTCTCGACTTCGATTAG